The Thermodesulfovibrio sp. 3462-1 genome contains the following window.
CAGACCACCATTTGACAGATTCTGGTATCCACCAAAGAGAGCAAGAGAAGAGTTTGAGAAAAGGGGATGGACCACTGTTATAGCACATCAGACAAGAAATGTCCCCCATACAGGTCATGAAGCATTGATGAAAAATGCAGCATATATCGGTGATATAGAACCTTCTCATGGTATTGTTGTCAATGCAATAGTTGGTGCAAAAAGAATTGGAGATTTTCCTGATGAAGCAATCGTTGAAGGCCATGAAATGATTCATCTTGCTGGCTATATTAAACCTGAGCGTCATCTTGTAACCTTTACACTATGGGATATGAGATATGGAAATCCAATTGAATCTCTCATTCATGCAGTAATCAGACAGAATATGGGAATTTCCTTCCATATGTTTGGAAGAGACCATGCTGCATTGGGTGAGTATTATGATATTTACGCAACTCAAATTCTATGGTCTAAAGGTATTCCAAGCTTTGGTTTTGATGCTCCACCATATGCAGTGGAAGGTGGATTTTATATAAGGCCTCAGAACATTGCAGAATTCTGGTATTGTCCAAAATGCCTTGAATTTGCATATTCTGGTAATTGTAATCATAAGGGTATATACTCAAGATACTCTGGAAGCTTTATCAGAGGACTTATAAACGAAGGCGTAACACCACCACCACAGATTTATAGACCTGAAGTTTACAAGGTTGTTGTAAAATGGTGGCAGAAATTTGGATATCCATTTAATAATGAGAAGTATCTAAAAGAGAGGGAAGAAAGACTTGAGGTTGATCTCCCTCATATGGAACTCCCAGCTCACTTAAAAAAATAAAGGAGGTGAAAGATGGCTAAGTATTTTGGCGTAATAATTGATGAAAAAAGATTGGCAGCTATAAAGGGAACTCCCTTAGAGGAAAAAGTTGAGCCAATTTTTGGTGGAGCATTAAAGCGTCTTGTGATTGAGGTTTCTGATGAACTCGGGCAGAAAGTTATTGAGCAGTTTTCAAAAGCAAGATTTGATGCAAGAGGATTTATTGAAGAGACTCCTGCTGCATTCAAAAGATTAGTATTTAAGAAAATTGTAGAGAAAAAATCTTTGGGTCCAGAGGTAATAGAGGCTGCTGTTGCTGAGATCCCTTCAATTAAAGAAGAAATTGCAAAAGAAGACAGAGAGCTTCCAGTTCCCGATATTGACATAAGTGATATACTGGAACTACAAAAGAATCCAGTACAAAAACCAGCATAATAAAACAAAAAAGGAGGTTAAGCTATGCCAAGTTTTGTAATTCAAGAGAAGTGTGATGGTTGTAAAGCACAGGACAAAACTGCATGTCAGTACATTTGTCCTAATGACCTTATGGTTTTGGACAGAGAGAAGATGAAGGCTTACAATCAGGAGCCTGACCAGTGCTGGGAGTGCTACAACTGCGTAAAGATTTGCCCTCAGCAGGCAATTGAAATAAGAGGTTATGCAGACTTTTGTCCTCTCGGTGCAAGCGTTATTCCAATGAGAGGTCAGGACGCAATTATGTGGACAATTAAATTTAGAAATGGCTCTATTAAAAGATTCAAATTCCCGATCAGACTTACACCAGAGGGTTATTGGAATGCTGACAATATCTATGCAGGACTTCCTGAGCCTGATTATTCAAAAATTAAACAACCTGGCTACTTTAATTATGAAGCCAGAAAAGAATAACTAAAAAGGAGGGATAACATGGAAAAAGAGACTTGCACATTTTCATACTGTCAGAGACCAGATGTTGTTGAGATTGAAACAGATTTTCTAATCATTGGTGGTGGAATGGCTGCTTGTGGTGCTGCATTTGAAGCTTGTAGATGGGCAACACCAAAGGGGATTAAAGTAACACTTGTTGACAAAGCAGCAATGGATCGTTCTGGTGCAGTTGCAATGGGTCTTAGCGCTATTAACACCTACATTGGTGAAAATAAAGTCGTTGACTATGTAAAATATGTTCGTGCAGACCTGATGGGAATTATCAGAGAAGACCTTGTGTATGACCTTGGCAGACATGTTGATGATTCTGTTCATATGTTTGAGGAATGGGGTCTTCCAATCTGGAAAAAAAGCGATGATGGTTGGTCGCTTGATGGATTCCAGGCAAGAGACCAGGGCAAACCAAAGCTTAAAGATGGTGGAGTTCCATGCCGTTCAGGTAAATGGCAGATAATGATCAATGGGGAATCATATAAGGTTATAGTTGCAGAGGCTGCTAAAGCTGCCCTTGAATTTAACAGAAAAGCAACTGGACAGGCTCAGAATATATATGAGAGAGTATTTATAGTTAAACTTCTTAAAGATGCAAAAGAGCCTAACAGAGTAGCAGGTGCAGTTGGCTTTAGCGTAAGAGAAAACAAAATTTATCTCTTCAAAGCAAAGGCTATTCTTGCAGCCTGCGGTGGTGCAGTTAATGTTTTCAGACCAAGATCAACCAGAGAAGGAATGGGAAGAGCATGGTATCCAGTATGGAACTCTGGTTCTGGATATTACCTTGGTATTACTGTTGGTGCTGAATTGACAATGATGGAAAATAGATTCGTTCCTGCAAGATTCAAAGATGGATATGGTCCAGTTGGTGCATGGTTCCTCTTCTTTAAAGCAAAGGCAAGCGACTCCCTTGGAAATGACTACTGCGCTAAGGATACTCCAGAATTTCAGGATGCTGTGAAGAAATATGGAAAATGGGCAGAGGCTTTAGGAACTGCTATTAGAAACCATCTGATGATGCAGGCTATGAAACAGGGTAGAGGACCTATTCTTATGAATACCCACACTGCAATGCAGGAACTTGCAAAGCAGATGGATGCAAAGAGACTCAAACACCTTGAAGCAGAAGCATGGGAAGACTTCCTTGACATGTGCATTGGTCAGGCAGGATTGTGGGCAGCCTATAATGTAGAGCCTGAGAAGGTTCCATCTGAAATTATGCCAACAGAGCCTTATCTCCTTGGCTCACATGCTGGCTGTGCAGGATTCTGGGTAAGCGGACCTGGTGACATCCCCGGTGCACCAGCAGAGTGGTTCTGGGGCTATAATAGAATGAGCACAGTTAATGGTCTTTTCATGGCTGGTGATATTGTTGGTGCATCAGGACATAAGTTCTCCTCAGGTTCACATGCAGAGGGAAGAATTGCTGCAAAAGCAGCAATTGCCTTCATACTTGATAATTCAGGATACACACCAACAATAGCAGAAGATCCAAATGCTCTGGCAGCAGAGCTGTATCTGCCATTTGAGCTTTATGAAAAATATAAGACCTACTCAACAGATCCAAAAGTTAATCCATACTACATCAAGCCCGATATGTATCAGGCAAGACTCCAGAAGATTGCTGATGAGTACTTTGGTGGAGTTGGAACATGGTATATGACCTCTAAGACAATGATTGAGGAAGGTCTTAGGAAGCTTCAGGTTCTCAAAGAGGATGCTTCAAGACTGGCTGCAGCAAATCTCCATGAGCTTCTCCGTTGCTGGGAGAATGTACACAGAACACTCTCACTTGAAGCTCATGCAAGACACATTCTATTTAGAGAAGAATCCCGTTATCCTGGCTATTACTACAGAGGAGACTTTGACTTTGTTGATGATAACAACTGGCGTGCTTTTGTCAACTCAGTTTATGATCCAGCTACTGATACATTTACACTTAAGAAAGTCCCATACGTCCAGATATTCCCAGACTAATACAGAGTCAGATTTGGGAGGGGATTATCCCCCTCCCTTTAATTTTAAACATTGAAAAGAGATGATTATAAAAATTCGTAATGCAGTCAAAGCTGTATTACGAATTTTTGTGTTTAAGAATTTATTTAAAGGAGGCTACCGATGAGCGCTGAAACAAACCGCATCTTGGTAATTGGTGGAGGATTCAGTGGGTTAACTGCAGGTATTGAGGCTGCCGAGACAGGAGCAGAGGTTATAATTGTTGAGAAAAATCCTTATCTCGGCGGAAGAGTTACTCAGTTGAATAAATACTTTCCAAAAATCTGTCCACCAATGTGTGGTCTTGAGATTAATTTCAGGCGTATAAAAGTTAATCCAGCAGTAACATTCTACACCATGGCAGAGGTTACATCAATTAGTGGTGGACCAGGAGATTATACAGTAACAATAAAATTGAATCCTCGTTATGTAAATGAAAACTGTACAGCCTGCAATGCCTGTGCAGAAGTTTGTCCAGCTGAAAGAGATAATGATTTCAACTTTGGATTGAACAAGACTAAAGCTATTTATCTGCCGTTTGAACAGGCTTTTCCTCTTAGATATGTCATTGACAGAACAGCATGTCCAAAGGATTGTGCAGCTCCCTGTGTGGATGCCTGTAAATATAATGCAATAGACCTTAATATGCAACCTCAGACAATTGAAATTAAAGTTAACTCAATAATTGTCGCAACAGGTTGGAAGCCTTATGATGCTTCAAAGATAGATAATCTCGGATTTGGAAAGGTTAAAAATGTTATAACAAACATGATGCTTGAAAGACTCGCTTCTAAAAATGGGCCTACCCAGGGACAGATTTTAAGACCATCTGATGGAAAGCCTGTTGAGAGTGTTGCCTTTGTTCAATGCGCTGGAAGCAGAGACGAAAATCATCTTCCCTTCTGTTCATACATCTGCTGTCTTGCTTCTCTGAAGCACACGCTGTATATAAAAGAGCAAAATCCTGATGCTGAGGTTACAATCTTTTACATTGACATAAGAACTCCGGGCAGATATGAAAAGTTTTTCAATCAAGTTAAAGAACAAACAGGAGTTAATCTTATCAAAGGAAAAGTTGCTGAAGTCCAGCAGGATAAGGATTCAGATGATGTTATTGTAACTGCAGAAGATATGCTCAGTGGAGAAAAAATCAGGAAAAAAGTAGATATGGTAGTTCTTGCCACAGGAATGCAGCCAGAGGGCTTTGAAATAAAAATTCCAGGGCTCAAGTACGCAATAGATGGATTTGTGGTTGACTCTGACGGCTTATATTCTGCAGGTTGTGCAAAAGCTCCAATGGATGTAGCAGGTTGTGGAAAGGATGCCACAGCTGCAGCCCTCAAGGCAATTCAGACTGGAGTAAGGAGGTAATCTATGGAAAAGAAAATAGGACTATATATCTGCAAAGGCTGTGGTATAGGTGAAGTAATTAACACGGAAAAGATTGTAAATATAGCAAAAAATGCATTAAGAGTTCCAGTAGTAGCTGAGCATGATGTTTTATGCAGCAAAGAAGGTATTAAATTAATAAAACAAGACATTGCTGAGCAGGGAGTAAACAGCATCGTTATAGCAGGATGCTCTCCAAGAGTTAAAACCTATGAATTTACCTTTCCTGGTTGCTTTGTAGAGAGAGTTCCTCTTAGGGAGCTTGCTGTCTGGGCAATAGAGGATGATGCTGAAAAACAGCTTGCAGCGGAAGATTACATTAAAATGGGAGTTATAAAGGCTCAAAAAGGAGATATTCCAGAGCCCTACATTATTGAAATTGCTAAATCAATTCTCGTAGTAGGTGGTGGAATCTCAGGAATGACAGCAGCGATAGAGGCAGCTCGTGCTGGATATGATGTTGTTCTTGTTGAAAAGGAGGCTGAGCTTGGAGGTTTTGCAAGAAAACTTTACAAAAGAGTGCCAACAGATGATTTTACAAAGGGAGTTCTCGGAGATGTTAATCTTGAGCCACTTATAAACGAAGTTACATCAAATCCAAAAATAAAGGTTTATACATCGTCAAAAATTGAAAGAATTGATGGACAACCCGGTGATTTTGATGTAACCATTCTTAAAGGAGACTCTACAGAAACCATTAAAATTGGTGCTATAATTCAGGCAACAGGATGGAAACCCTATGATGCTAAAAAACTTGCCAAGAAATATGGATACGGTAAGTTCAAGGATGTAGTCACTAATTTTGAGTTTGAAGAAATTGCAAAAAATAACAATGGTGTAATCAAGAGACCTTCTGATCACAGAGTTGTTAAATCTGTTCTTTTTGTTCAGTGTGCAGGGCAGAGAGACCCTGAGCATATTCCATATTGTTCAGGAATGTGCTGTGCTACAACACTTAAGCAGGCAAGATATGTTACAGATGGTAATCCTGACGCTATAGCAATGGTTATTTACAAAGATATTCGTACTCCAGGAAAGCTTGAATATTATTACAAAGAAGCTCAGAATACACCTGGAGTTATGCTTGCCAAAGGAGAAGTTACAGGAATTAGAGAAGAATGGGATAAATTGATTGTTACTGTGGAAGACTCTTTAATTGGCGAAAAAGCTGAAATAGAAGCAGAAATGGTTGTTCTTGCCACTGGAATGGTCCCAACAACAAAAGAACCGCAGGATTATCTTATTGGACTCGCAGAGGCTGCAGCAAAAGGTGATGAAGCAAAGGCAAAATATATTGAGACAACCAAAAAACCGGAATTCATTCTTAATCTTGGATATCGTCAAGGACCTGAACTTCCTTTCCTTGAGGGTGGATTTGGTTTTGTTGATTCTAATTTTATCTGCTTCCAGTATGAAACCCGTAGGACAGGTATATACGCGGTTGGACCAGTGCGTCAACCTATGAATATGGCTGAATCTCAGGAAGATGCCCGTGGTGCTGTATTAAAAGCAATTCAATGCATTGAACATGTTGCAAAGGGAATGGCTGTTCATCCAAGAGCATGGGATACTTCTTATCCAGAACCAAATCTTTCAAAGTGTACAGCATGCAAGCGCTGCACAGAGGAGTGCCCCTTTGGTGCAATTGATGAGGATGAAAAAGGCATTCCATTCTATAAACCAAACAGATGCCGTAGATGCGGGACTTGTATGGGTGCATGTCCAGAAAGAATAGTTTCATTCAAAGACTACAGCGTGGATATGATTGGTTCAATGCTTAAGAATGTTTCTGTACCGAGTGAAGATGAAAGACCTCGTATTATAGTGCTTTGCTGTGAAAATGACGCATTTCCTGCAATAGAGACAGCAGCATTTCACAGACTCAAACTTGACCCTGCATTGAGATTTATTCAACTAAGGTGCCTCGGCTCTATGAACCTTGTCTGGATTGCTGATGCTCTTTCAAGAGGTGTGGACGGAATGTTACTGCTCGGATGTAAATTTGGCGAAAACTATCAGTGTCATTTTGCAAAAGGCAGTGAGCTTGCCAAATACAGACTTGGTAAGGTTCAGGAGACTCTTGACAGACTTCAACTTGAATCAGACCGAGTTCAGATGTATGAGGTAGCAATTGATGAGTACTGGAGAATTCCTGATATAGTAAATGAATTTATGGAGAAAATTAGACAAATCGGTCCTAATCCATTTAAGGGCTTCTAAGGAGGAAAGATATGGATACAATAAAACCAGATTTACAGTTTGCAAAAGAGATTATAAAAGCAGGCGGAGAATCTTTGAAAAAGTGTTATCAGTGCTCGACATGCACTGTTGTATGCCCGCTCTCACCTGATAAAGCACCTTTTCCAAGAAAAGAGATGCTTTATGCTCAGTGGGGGATTAAGGAAAAACTTTTCCAGAATCCTGATATATGGCTTTGCCATCATTGTGGTGACTGCACAGCCTACTGTCCAAGAGGAGCTAAACCTGGCGAGGTTTTAGGTGCTGTAAGAAAGCTCATGATACAAAACTATTCTCCACCTAAGTTTCTTGCAAAATGGGTATCAGATCCTAAGTATATTTTGCTCATATTCCTTATTCCATTGCTTTTCTTTCTCGGTGAAATGGCAGTTCTGGGTTACTTCAGTGGAGCAGAGATTCCAAGAGGGGAGAATGGCGAGATGTCCTATGTGGCTTTTTTGCCTGCAGTTCCATGGATTGATGTTCCTTTTATGGCATTGGCAGCTTTTGCAATAATTTGCTTTTACAATGGCGTTAAGCGATACTGGCTTGACCTTGCACAAGGAACGGAGATTAAGCGCAAGGATATATACGGATGCATATGGGAAACCATAAAAGACATACTCCTTCATAAGAAATTTCAACTCTGCGGTGTAAATAAAGGAAGATATACAGCTCATATTCTTGTTCTTTATGCCTTTATCGGACTTGCTATAACAACTGGTATAGCTGCTTTTTATGAATGGGTGCTGAGATGGGAGTCTCCCTATCCGCAGACAAACATTGTGAAGATTATCGGAAATATAAGTGGAATCGCGCTTATTATAGGAATGTTCCTTGTGATTGTAAACAGAAGTAAAAATTCGGCAAAACAGGGACTCGGAAGCTATTTTGATTGGCTACTTATTACGATAATTGCTGGAGTGGGTGTTACAGGATTTCTTGCTGAAATTCTGAGACTTGCTGATGTAGAAACTCTTGGATATGCCTCATACATTGCTCATCTTGTATTTGTATTTGTTCTTTTTGCATATGCACCTCACTCAAAGATGGCACATATGGTTTACAGAGCAACTGCAATGGTTTTTGCAAAAGCATCATTGAGAGAGGAAGCTTCCCTAAGGCAGGAAGAAGCAGCATAGAGAAAGGGCGGCTTATGCCGCCCTTAAATTTTTATTTTTCAAAAACGAGTTTCTCACTAACAGGTCCAAGAAGTGTTATTGAAAAATCTTTTTCTTTTAAAATTGATGCCATATCCCTCACTTCATTAAATGTAACTGATTCGAATTGCTTTATTTGCTGCTGAAGAGTATAATACTGTCCAAAATATAGCTCCTGATAGGCTAAATTGTGCATTACTGAGCTTGGAGATTCCTGAGAAAAAATAATTTGCGATATTGTCTGAGTTTTTGCCCTTTTAAATTCTTCCTTTTTCAAGTTTTCAGGAATTTTTTTTAATATTTTAAAGATTGTTTCCACTATTCTATTTATTTTTTTAGGTTCACAGGCAGTATAAACTCCAAATAAACCTGTATCATGATAAAAGGAAGTAAAAGAATAGATATTATAAACCCAGCCTCTTTTTTCTCTTATTTCCTGAAATAGTCTTGAGCTGACGCTTCCACCAACAATACAGTTAAGCAGAATTAAAGCATATCTGTGAGGACTGTTGAAAGGGAAAGTCTCTGTTCCCATACATAAATGGATTTCGTTTAAGTCTTTTTCATGGATTTTAATACATGGAGAAAAAAGGGAATTACTATTTATCACGACATTTTTAAAAATTCTGGGTTTGATGTTTTTCTCAAGGCTTTCAATTAATCTTTTTTCATCAAAACTTCCTGCGCAGCTTATAATAGAGTTTCCGTAAAACTCATTATAACGGTCAACAATATCTTTTCTGGTTATTGTTAATACTGCTTCCTCTCTGCCAAGAATAGGTTGTCCAAGTCCATCTGGGAATGAGTTTTCCATAAAAAGATCATGAACAAGCTCATCTGGTGTATCATTTATTGTTCGGATTTCGTCAAGAATAACAGAACGTTCTTTTTCTATTTCTTCCTCAGGAAAAAGGGGATTTGAATAAATATCTCCAATAAGTTCTATTGCCTGAGGCATGTAAGTATCAAGAACTTTTATATAAATTGAAGTAAACTCTCTTGAAGTAAAGGCATTTATATCTCCTCCCAGAGTATCAATTTCAAGAGATATTCTGTGCGCATCCCTCTTTGGAGTTCCTTGAAAGAAAAGATGTTCTATGAAATGGGATAATCCATTTTTTGAAGAAGGTTCATGTCTGGAGCCATGTTTTATCCATACTCCAAGCACAAAAGATCTGTAGCCTTTCATTTCATTCATTAATACAGGGATGTTGGAGGACAGATAGGTTTTTTTAATCATAAAGATTAATTTTTTGCGATAGTTCTGGCTTCAATTTCTCTTAAAGCCTCTTTTCTGCTCAGGCGAACCCTTCCAAGTTCGTCAATTTCAATTACTTTTACAGGAATCTCATCTCCCACTTTTAGTACTTCAGATACTTTATGAATTCTTTTATCAGCAATTTGAGATATATGTAGTAATCCTTCAACTCCTGGCATTATTTCAACAAAAGCTCCAAAATCTGCTATTCTTGTTACTTTACCCATGTAAATTCTTCCCAGTTCTGCTTCCTGAGTAATTCCTTTAATGATCTCAATGGCTCGTAGAGCTGAAGCTTCTTGGGAAGATGCAATTTTGATAATTCCCTCTTTATCTTCAATGTCTATTTTTACCCCTGTTTCTTCTATAATGCTTTTAATTACCCTTCCTCCTGTGCCAATTATATCTCTAATTTTTTCAGGTTTGACCTGTATTTTATATATTCTTGGAGCATATGGAGAAAGCTCTTTTGGCTGACTGATGGTTTCATACATTTTTTCGAGAATAAATAATCTTGCATGCTTTGCCTGCCCTAAAGCTTTTTTAAATATTTCATAATCTATGCCAGGAATCTTCACATCCATCTGAAAGGCTGTTATACCTTTTTCAGTTCCTGCTACTTTGAAATCCATATCACCATAATGGTCTTCCATCCCGAGTATGTCAGTAAGTATCACAACTTCATCGTCCTCTTTAATGAGGCCCATCGCAACCCCTGCTACATGAGCTTTTATTGGAACTCCTGCATCCATCAAAGAAAGACTTGCTCCGCATACAGTTGCCATTGAGGATGAACCATTTGATTCAAGAATGTCTGATACAACTCTTATGGTATATGGAAATTCGTCCTTAGAAGGAATTACATACTGTAGAGCTCTCTCTGCAAGATATCCATGACCAATTTCTCTTCTTCCAGGTGCTCGTAAGGGCTTAACTTCTCCTACACTGAATGGCAAGAAATTATAATGAAGCATAAATGTTTTAAATATTTCTCCTTCAAGAGAATCAACTTTTTGTTCATCTTCTGAAGTGCCAAGAGTTGTTGCAACAAGTGCCTGTGTTTCTCCTCTTGTAAATAAAGCAGAACCATGAACTCTTGGTAATATTCCCACCATGCATGTAATTGGTCTTATTTCATCAGGTTTTCTACCATCCACTCTCAGTCCTTTTTTTACAATTCTCTGGCGCATAATTTTTTTTACTACTTTATCAAAGGCACTACTAATCTTGAGGAAATCTATCTCTTCTGTACTTAAATTTTGTATGCATTCATTAAGTAGTTCCTCAAGCGCCTGCTGTCTTTCAAGCTTTTTTTGTAGAAATAAGGCATTTTCAATTTTTCCTGAAATGATATTTAAAATGGCTTCTTTGAGATTTTCATCTTCTTGGGCTTTAATTTCTCTTTTTGATTTTCCTGCTAAAAGAGCAAGTTTTTTCTGGATAGCGATTGTTTCTTTTATATGAGTGTGAGCAAACTTTAAAGCTTCTATTAGAATTTCTTCAGAACACTCTTGAGCGCTACCTTCAACCATGGTAACAGCTTCTTCTGTGCCTGCAACCACAAGATTGAGGCTGCTTTTTTCAGATTCTTCATTGTCAGGATTTAAAACAAACTTTTCTCCAATTAGACCAACTCTCACAGCTCCCACAGGTCCATTAAATGGAATATCAGATATAGTCAAAGCAGCTGAAATTCCAATTATACTTAGAATATCCGCAATGTTTTCATCTCCATAAGAAAGAACAGAGGCAATTCCCTGGGTTTCATAATTAAATCCTTCAGGGAAAAGAGGCCTTATAGGCCTGTCAATCAGACGGGAAACCAGAATTTCTCTATCCGTTGGTTTACCTTCTCTTTTAAAAAAACCTCCTGGAATTTTACCTGCAGAATAGGCTTTTTCCTGATAGTCAATGGTTAGTGGAACAAAATCTACTCCTTCATTAGGAGTTTTTTCAGCAACTATAGTACATAATACATATGTATCACCATATTTTACTAAAACTGAGCCATTTGTTTGTTTTGCAAAAACGCCTGTCTGTAAAATAAGTTTTTTCCCTTTAATATCCAGTTCTACTTCCATGTCCCCTCTTTTTCCTTCAATTATTTTCTAATATTAAGTCTTTCAATGAGCTTATCATATCTTTCTCTGTCAATCTTTTTGAGATAGTTTAGAAGCTTTCTTCTTTGTGCAACTAATTTAATGAGACCTCTTCTTGAATGATGGTCTTTTTTGTGAATTTTAAAGTGTTCAGTTAAATAATTAATTCTTTCAGTTATAATAGCAATTTGTACCTCAGGTGAACCTGTATCAGTTGGATGCATTTTAAAACTTTCAATAATCTCTTTTTTTCTTTCTGGAGAAATTCCCATACCTTTCACCACCTTTCCTAAAAGATTAACTTTAAAAATTAACATAAAATTAAAGATTTAGTAAAGTTTTAGGCTTCGGTACTGACTGAAATAAGCTTAAAATCACCTTCTAATTCCTTAAGAAGGTTTAATCTATTTTGATGACAGCTCAATATAATTACCTGATTTGATTTTGCAATGTCCTGGATTAAATATTTCATGCCCTTAACAAATCTTTCATCATCTGAGTGGGCGAAGGGCTCATCAAGTATTAAAGGAATTTTTATATTGTTACTTAAAGCCTGAGCAAGAATGACTCTCACAGTAAGGTATATCTGTTCCACCATTCCTCCGCTGAGTTTACTTTCAATTTCTTTCTCCGATAAAGCATATTCAATTTCTGGCACTTTTATATTAAAGGAAAGGTCTTTGTTAAAAGATATGTTTACTGTTTTGCCTGTTATTTTACTTAAAAGCTCAGAAGCTGATATATTTAATTTTTCAGCCCAGACTGCATGATGTTTCTTTGTAATATTTTCAATTACTTCAAAAGATTTTTGTAAGGCTTTCTTAAATCTTTCCAGAGTTTCTAATCGCTTTGCTAAAGTCTCTATCTTTTCATCTATCTCTTCAATTTCTTTTCTGTACTGAATAATTTTTTCATAATCCCTCTGAAGTTGATGAATTTTGTCTTTTAAATCCTCTTTAGCCCTGAGTAGTTCTTCTTTTTTCTGTTCATATTTTTCAATATCTTCATAATTTATTTCCCCATCAGTGAGAATTCTTGATTCATAAAAGTTTATTTCCTCATTGGAAAGAAGATTTTTCTTGAATTCTTCAATTTTTTTCGCATTTTCTATAAATTCTTTGATTTCTTTCCTGTGCATATTCATTTTCTTAAATACATTGAAGAATTCCTGTCTGTCATTTATAAAAAATTTAGAAATCAACTGGTCTATATTCTCAGAAAGTCTTTGAGTTTTCAGTTGCAATTCTTTTATTTCATTGTTTAATTTTTTGTTTTCACTGTAAAGTTTGAGTTGATAAAAAAGTAGAGGAATACATAGGGCAATTCCTGAGTAAAATATTTTATTTGTTAATCCTCCTATGATGCTTAATAAGGCTATTATGAGAACCAGAAAGTATATTTTTTTTGATAAATTTTTTATCTCACTATGCCTCTGCTGTTTTGATTTTAAACTCTGTAGCAATGCCTGCATTTCATTTTCGTAAAGAATTATAAATTGCTGCTCTTCAGATTTTAGATTTTCAAAATCTCTAT
Protein-coding sequences here:
- the qmoC gene encoding quinone-interacting membrane-bound oxidoreductase complex subunit QmoC, with amino-acid sequence MDTIKPDLQFAKEIIKAGGESLKKCYQCSTCTVVCPLSPDKAPFPRKEMLYAQWGIKEKLFQNPDIWLCHHCGDCTAYCPRGAKPGEVLGAVRKLMIQNYSPPKFLAKWVSDPKYILLIFLIPLLFFLGEMAVLGYFSGAEIPRGENGEMSYVAFLPAVPWIDVPFMALAAFAIICFYNGVKRYWLDLAQGTEIKRKDIYGCIWETIKDILLHKKFQLCGVNKGRYTAHILVLYAFIGLAITTGIAAFYEWVLRWESPYPQTNIVKIIGNISGIALIIGMFLVIVNRSKNSAKQGLGSYFDWLLITIIAGVGVTGFLAEILRLADVETLGYASYIAHLVFVFVLFAYAPHSKMAHMVYRATAMVFAKASLREEASLRQEEAA
- a CDS encoding pitrilysin family protein, which codes for MKGYRSFVLGVWIKHGSRHEPSSKNGLSHFIEHLFFQGTPKRDAHRISLEIDTLGGDINAFTSREFTSIYIKVLDTYMPQAIELIGDIYSNPLFPEEEIEKERSVILDEIRTINDTPDELVHDLFMENSFPDGLGQPILGREEAVLTITRKDIVDRYNEFYGNSIISCAGSFDEKRLIESLEKNIKPRIFKNVVINSNSLFSPCIKIHEKDLNEIHLCMGTETFPFNSPHRYALILLNCIVGGSVSSRLFQEIREKRGWVYNIYSFTSFYHDTGLFGVYTACEPKKINRIVETIFKILKKIPENLKKEEFKRAKTQTISQIIFSQESPSSVMHNLAYQELYFGQYYTLQQQIKQFESVTFNEVRDMASILKEKDFSITLLGPVSEKLVFEK
- the pnp gene encoding polyribonucleotide nucleotidyltransferase, whose protein sequence is MEVELDIKGKKLILQTGVFAKQTNGSVLVKYGDTYVLCTIVAEKTPNEGVDFVPLTIDYQEKAYSAGKIPGGFFKREGKPTDREILVSRLIDRPIRPLFPEGFNYETQGIASVLSYGDENIADILSIIGISAALTISDIPFNGPVGAVRVGLIGEKFVLNPDNEESEKSSLNLVVAGTEEAVTMVEGSAQECSEEILIEALKFAHTHIKETIAIQKKLALLAGKSKREIKAQEDENLKEAILNIISGKIENALFLQKKLERQQALEELLNECIQNLSTEEIDFLKISSAFDKVVKKIMRQRIVKKGLRVDGRKPDEIRPITCMVGILPRVHGSALFTRGETQALVATTLGTSEDEQKVDSLEGEIFKTFMLHYNFLPFSVGEVKPLRAPGRREIGHGYLAERALQYVIPSKDEFPYTIRVVSDILESNGSSSMATVCGASLSLMDAGVPIKAHVAGVAMGLIKEDDEVVILTDILGMEDHYGDMDFKVAGTEKGITAFQMDVKIPGIDYEIFKKALGQAKHARLFILEKMYETISQPKELSPYAPRIYKIQVKPEKIRDIIGTGGRVIKSIIEETGVKIDIEDKEGIIKIASSQEASALRAIEIIKGITQEAELGRIYMGKVTRIADFGAFVEIMPGVEGLLHISQIADKRIHKVSEVLKVGDEIPVKVIEIDELGRVRLSRKEALREIEARTIAKN
- the rpsO gene encoding 30S ribosomal protein S15, with product MGISPERKKEIIESFKMHPTDTGSPEVQIAIITERINYLTEHFKIHKKDHHSRRGLIKLVAQRRKLLNYLKKIDRERYDKLIERLNIRK